The Herpetosiphon gulosus nucleotide sequence GGATGGTGTTGGATGTGCTTGATGCTGGCTTGTTGCAAATCAGCGATTTCAGCCGCACTGAAAAAGGCTTTTTGCTCAACGATCGTGCCCGTAAAACCTTTATTCAAGCCTATGAACAACGTATGCAAACCCCGATTCGCTATCCCGCTACTGGCAATAACGAACCACTACGGCGGGTACTTTTGCTGCAAACTCAGCATTTAGCCCGGGTTTTGCAAGGCGAAGAGCCTCGCTATCAGCCCTACTATTGGAGTGATTGAGCATATCGTTAACACCCCTAACCCCCGACCCCTCGCCCACTGCGGCGGGCGAGGGGAGCTAGCAATCCAAGGGTGGTTTCCACTGCGAACCACCAATGCTCTGGTTCATCGGTGGATGCCTGTTCACCACCACATGTCCTTGAGGGGGTGCAGGGGGATTAAAGCCCCTTGCGTCTCCCGCCTTGAGGCAGGACGGAAGGGTGGTGATCAATGGATTATTAAAAACCTCCCATTAAAAGGCGAGGGCTAAGGGGTGAGGGATCGCACTGAACCAAAATCAACTATCCAAATTACCGTTGAACAATATAACTAAGTTATCGTGATCAGCACGAGGATCAACTATGTTCATCTTAATTAGTTACGATATTCCCCACGATAAACGACGGAGCAAAATCGCCAAAACCCTTGAGAATTTTGGCAAGCGCGTGCAATATAGCGTGTTTGAATGCCAACTGACCGATAGCCAATTGGCTGATGTGCGTAACCGTCTGACCGCGCTGGTTGTGCCCAACGAAGATAGCATCCGCTTTTATTCGTTGCCCAAGGATGCAGTGACCGCGATTTTAATTCTTGGGCATGGGGTTGTAACCCAAGACCCAATCTTCTATTGGACTGATTAGCTCGAATTAATCTCGATTGCCAAGATCCGATCAAAGCGAAAAGCCCGCTCTTGCTGACGTAACTCACACCAGCCGCGAATCCCTGTGCTAGTCAGCTCGAGCGGGCGAATCGTGCGGGTCGTGATCCGATGTTCGGCTGGGGTGTAATAGCGCACGGTTAGGGTTTGCTGGTGATTGAGCGCTTGGCGACATGCTTGGCGCGTCTGTTCGACCGTCAGTTGCGCTTGAGGTTGTTGCCCAATTGCCAGCGCTTGGCTGCTAGCCAGTGGGTCTGGCGCAACACTTAATTGGAGACATTCCCAATCTTCGTCAAGCATACAACGTTGCTCAAACGATAGCTCAGCAATTAACTGCTGGGCCTGCTGATTGAAGTCAAGTCTATGGCTGGGCAGGTGTTGAGCAGCAATCCGCAACGCCAATATCTGCATGCTTATATGATTATCGAGCCTTGGCGCAGGTGTGGCATTCAGGCCCAAAACCTTGGCTACAGCATGCTCCGCCCCATGGCAAACCACCCGTTGCGCTTGATTAAAGCCAGGTTGTAAATAGGCTTGAATTTGCCAATTGGCTTGGGCGCTTGCCAAGGCTTCGGGGCTACCTTCAAGTAGCGTGATCTGGCGTAAGCGCGGTTGATGCTGAAGTTTTTCGATCAATGCCTGCAAGAGGGCCGGACGCTCGGCATACCACTGATCAATCGGTTGCCAAAAACTGCTGAGATCAAGCCCGTTGGCGAGCGCAGCGGCGACTGATGCTTGAGTAATTCGCCAACCATGGCTGGTTGCCAGCCCCCAACTTGCCCCCCACACCTGTAAGGCTGCTGGTAGCTCGGCACTTTTTGGCAAGAGCAAGCCATCGAATGCAGGCGCTTGCGCAATTAATGATTGCCAACCATGCCAAAATAGCCAGCCCTTGGCTAAGCTCACCACCCCCGCTGGTTGCAAGATACTCCGCAACCACCGATGCAAGAGGCGAATCTGCTGATCTGCTGCCAGCCCATTCCAAGCTGGATGATCGTGGAGCAATG carries:
- a CDS encoding WYL domain-containing protein, which encodes MAYSSSAVKPNATTALHTVAIRTLRTLAHYTVCKRQGSQTRRNLASTIEQHWQAAPYRQLVRRSLTAADRALLQAWWRGEQPLPTPQELDLWRWQAPWPALEQLSSGQRLAVLGLVLPIRTTMGRKVVLINDTSRWLRRTPALPPTPVATSFQALFQTVVALVAACANTPQPRHAAGLALHVAHAAGWLAYRLEQWRITPRGRVWLHSPIDEQQRLLQQQLITCNPPASGLVAWRSPDWAALFADLERLMQTQAQRRSMDVAALLHDHPAWNGLAADQQIRLLHRWLRSILQPAGVVSLAKGWLFWHGWQSLIAQAPAFDGLLLPKSAELPAALQVWGASWGLATSHGWRITQASVAAALANGLDLSSFWQPIDQWYAERPALLQALIEKLQHQPRLRQITLLEGSPEALASAQANWQIQAYLQPGFNQAQRVVCHGAEHAVAKVLGLNATPAPRLDNHISMQILALRIAAQHLPSHRLDFNQQAQQLIAELSFEQRCMLDEDWECLQLSVAPDPLASSQALAIGQQPQAQLTVEQTRQACRQALNHQQTLTVRYYTPAEHRITTRTIRPLELTSTGIRGWCELRQQERAFRFDRILAIEINSS
- the cas2 gene encoding CRISPR-associated endonuclease Cas2, whose amino-acid sequence is MFILISYDIPHDKRRSKIAKTLENFGKRVQYSVFECQLTDSQLADVRNRLTALVVPNEDSIRFYSLPKDAVTAILILGHGVVTQDPIFYWTD